A DNA window from Zonotrichia albicollis isolate bZonAlb1 chromosome 2, bZonAlb1.hap1, whole genome shotgun sequence contains the following coding sequences:
- the SMCO4 gene encoding single-pass membrane and coiled-coil domain-containing protein 4 has protein sequence MRQLRGKPKKETSKDKKERKQAMQEARQQITTVVLPTLAVVVLLIVVFVYVATRPNTTE, from the coding sequence ATGAGGCAGCTTAGAGGAAAACCTAAGAAAGAGACCTCCAAAgataaaaaggagagaaaacaggCAATGCAAGAGGCCCGGCAGCAGATCACCACGGTGGTGCTTCCCACACTGGCTGTCGTAGTACTGCTGATTGTTGTGTTTGTCTATGTAGCCACTCGTCCCAATACAACTGAATGA